The Phoenix dactylifera cultivar Barhee BC4 unplaced genomic scaffold, palm_55x_up_171113_PBpolish2nd_filt_p 000465F, whole genome shotgun sequence nucleotide sequence TGGATTTGGATCCTGTGGTTTGGTTTAATGTCATAACTAATGCCTTGCTCTCTGGCATTTTATGAATGCCAAGAAACAACACTCCTATCTTGTATGGAAAACATTCTGCCTGTTTAtttgtttagatttttttttaagtgaaaTATTGCCATGTTCTCTTTTTGTCGGATGGATTTGGAAAATTAGAGCTATAACTACGTTTCTTCATCATGTTATAGGTATTTGGCACAAAGGTCCAGTCATTTTGTTCTTCAAATTGCTCACACCCATCTTTGGTTTTACTCACATTTTTTTCACAGTAATATGCATCAACGAAATAGGATAAGATCGAATTAACTTATTCCTTTTCAAATTAACTTTTTGATGTTTAAATACCAGCCAATCGCTGCGATTCTTATGACCAGAACAACCATATACCATGATGTAGCACATATGTTTGAATTGTTCATGAGATGCAACTACAACTACGCATGCTCCATTATGGTgccatcttttgttttttttttttcaaagacaTCATGGTGCCATGTAACTCCACAACAAATTTCACTTACTAGCAAAAGAGGACAAAAAATATACCCAATAGCTTTCGACCCAAAATACAAGTTATAAGTGGAAGAAGTAATAGAGGTGAATAAAATCAGATTGTATGCTTACGTGACGCACTTCGCTGTGTGTTCGGATTGTGTCCCTCGTGCGAAAGAATGATTAATCTTCTTTTGTGGTGTCGACTATTGGATCGTATCTTACAAAACTTTCAAAGCATTTCGAACCTCTTTGCCATTGGTCTGCACAAATCTAGAAGTAATTATTACACAATCCAATGATGGATTCAAGCGAAGGAAGGTGAATTCTTCTTTCGCGCCAAACATATAATCCTTTCCTATTACCAGCAACCTCTCCTACCTCAGCCATCTTCGAGAAATCCAATTTGGACCAAACCAACTGAAAGAGATTTCTTAGTTGACCATTAGATTGCAAGTATTCCAAACTCTTTTGCCATCGGTCTGCACATATTTCAAAGCGATTATTGCACAATCCTCTTTTCTTGCGAAAGATACAGTCCTTTTCTCTTTGACAGCAAGCTCCCCTACCTCAGCCATCTTCAAGACCATAACTCAAGTTTCCCCATTTGACTGGACTTTTCCTCCAGGCTGTCCAAGTTTTCTTAATAAAATCCAAGTAGATTTTAACGGCCGAAAAATAGGACAGGAGGAATTAAAAGTCCAAATGTAGGAGCCATGTGGAATAATTCCCAGCATATAGAATGGTGGCGACACCAACAATGAATTAATGTCCCTCACTGACGGCGACCATGACTCACGTCGGAGAAATTAACGCACTGATCCACCCCAAGTTTcagctttttatatatataaatggaGGGAGTGAGCAACTTTCTCCAAATtttattgaaagaaaaaaaaatattgcaaaaAAGCAAGAGAGAAGACCGTAGTTTAAGCTTCTATTACGTAGAAATTCTTGTTACAAGTATCGCAGAAGAAAGTTTTTACTAtagattctattttttttttttcctttttgttcctcatgtatgatgaatgagaaCAGATGTCATCCATCTGGTTCTCAAATCATCAggttatttaccaaaaaaaagtcATCAGGTTGACTTCCATATATTTTTATTCAGAACGGCCACCCGTTCCCATGTAGCAGCCAAGACCAGGGGAGAAGCAAGGAGAGTAGGCCGTAGTCAAGGAGGTTGTTCATAGATTTGTTGTTACATAACTAGATGGAGTACTGTTACTAGCTATGGGTCTTTACTCATGTTTATTAATGGATGTGAGTCTTTTCCATTTGGCCAGCCCTGGCAAGAAGCTTTAGCCATTTGTAAATACGTCAATAGGAGATAGCCGGTGCTATTTAGCTATGATTTAGTAGTACTAGAATCCAATGGTGATGTCTTTTACCCactgttttcaaaaaaaaagaaaaaacaaagagcTTACTAGTATGAGTAAAGAAGTATTACCATTGGGGAAGGCCTCGGTTCATATTTATAAGCTTTCCAAGGATCATTTGTCAACAAATATTtataaactaaaaataatctGTTATACATATTTTTCTACAATAATTGAATCCGAACCTACTCAATTGAAAATCAAATGACAGAGCTGGCCAATTTCTTTATTCAAATTCGTTGACGGGCTCAAAGGAGTGTTGTAAAAGAAATAACAGATCGAGATTGGCTAGACCTGCCTTCAGGACCTTGACCATTTCTTCGATTTGGTGCAGACCAGAGAAATTTAATTAGAATATTGTTTGAAATAATGACTTTAGCTGGCATTAATCAAACCAAAGGTGACAGCATTTATAGCTTGGATTCACATACAGATGTCGGAGCTGTTCAACCAGAGGAGCTCGTTGGCTGGAAAGATCCCCTCAGGCTTGTTCAACTGTGTGTTCGAATTCAACAGCAGCTCATGGGCTCGAGATGCCTCAAGGACCAAATGCTTGGCCATGGATGGCTACTTCATCTCTCTCTTTGACCTTCGTATTGTCCGCCAACCTCTCATCCTCTCCCATCATGTCCTCAAAGATGTTCCTTCTTCTTGGGACCCAGCTGCTCTCTCAAGGTATACTAATTAAACAATTGTTatttcctttcatttttttccttgGTTGGCtgcttttttctctctctttctccatttGGAGCTAATATGATAATTAAGTCAACCAAGGTAGGCCTTGGATCATATTTTTCGACTaatgaaatatatgcatgcttacaagttGAATGCATGGTAAGTAACTTTACTAAAGGAAAAAATCCAAAcatttagaaataaaaaaagaatgtaGAAAAATCATCAGGTTTAGGAGCAAATAAGAGAAAAGAATTGAAGTTAGCAAATTTAGTGACTTATGGTGCTGATTCATATATCTTGatatgtttttttattaaaaaaaatcatttatatCCCTATAAAAATATTTACCCTTACAAAGTTGCAATTTTCATATATATCCCTAAGTCCAATtcttttttcatatttattctTGTCATCACTCTTTTTTAGAGACCGTTAGACAGCATTGTTAAATTATTGTTAAAGTGAAATGATTTTTTACCCTCATATATCTAGcttcaaattttatttgaaaataatattaagaGTTGAATGGAGCCATTGACCACTACCTAAAACATAAACCTCCTACCCACTGGTACAatatatgatgagatcataaatTGATGATTCATTTTACCTATCCTTAGTGACTTGAATTATTTCAGCTAGCTTATGGTATTTGAGTAGTCAATTTTTTctctttcataaaaaaaaagaaaaacgtcCACCATTTTTGTACaccatatcttaaatctttattttttttctgaaaattagATGATTTACGGTTACTTTGCATTAGTTTTACTATTGAAATATAGTATAAAATGTGGATCATGTTATTTAAcgattagtaattaaacaacTTTTTTTCATCTATGCATATTCATATCTATTtgacataaaatttaaaaataaatttacttcactttatttctttgaatagtttgaaaatctgctatttaaaatgatttaaattaacatattttaattattctgaaataaatttatatctttatttatttagGTAGTGAAGGGTTGAAATCACCAAGcaaataaaatgaaatatatttatcttaTACATTCCTATCAAAGGGAAAAGAATATGCAAACTATTGATAAACTTTTAATTTACTATTGCCTTTTAAATGACATAGATCTACATTTTGCACTGCTTTTGAACAATAGAATAAGCTACCCAAAAGAATGAAATGATGTATATATCTAATTTGTTTGTTTATCAAAGAGGAAAGTGAACTATTCGAATATAATAAGCTAATAGAGAGAATTCAATTCATTCGGTATCTAGAAAATAAATCACTAATTTAAACAATTATTGGGTACCGTGTTGGTGTTTAGGAGGTTTCTGCTTTGTTCGTCTCAACTCTTCAACATgattttaacttcaaaattttggACCTTGTTCTGTGATGGTAAAATATCATTTTCTAAATTCAATCAATTTTAGTTGTAGTTTAACAGCACTGTCCAACAATATATATCTGATAGGGGTAAATATGCCAAAAAATGGATCtagagaaaaatatatgtaaatCGCAACTTTGTAGGGTAAATATGTAATTGGATATTTTTATAAGGTTGCATATAAAAAAATTCCTTCTTCTTATAAGAAAAGATATTATCAATGTTATTGAGTGTGAAAACAATTAGCTTGGGAGAGTCAATAAAAATTGTAACAACAATATCAAAGATAGACATAAATGAATAGGTTTTCACGGGAAAATACGTAttagtttttgttttctttattctCTTCCCTTGGTCATCAGATTAGAGTTGAAACTCTCTCAACATATTGAAGCCTGATGGATTATTTGTGTGCCCACTAAACTTGTAAGCTGCCCTAGTCCATGATCTTTAACACCAAATAATAATTAAGTACAGCAACTGCCAAGTTGGCTCTCCAACTAGCAAGCTTTGACTTCAAAGTTTTGTTCAAGGAACCAAACTCAGTAGGGttagaaaaatattaaaaagaaagcctgaaaataaagaaaacaaggtTGAATTCTAATGGGGCCATTGGTTACTAATCAGCTATTTGCTCTTTGTCTTTAAAGCAGATTCATTGAAAACTACGGGACACATATAATAGTGGGGCTAAGTGTCGGAGGCCAGGATGTGGTTTATCTGAAGCAAGACGGGTCTTCTAATCTAGCTCCATCTGAACTCAAGCTACACTTGGATAAACTTGGAGATCAACTCTTCACTGGGATTTGTACCCTGCCTTCTCTCCGCTCTAAATCCAAAGAGCATAAGCTCAAGGTCACCTTGACTTTGTCACTCTCCCTCTCCCCGATGAACACTCACATAGAAGCTTTTATGAGACTTATTAATGGGCTTATTAACAGGTTCCGGAGgctttcaatgtgtttggctcaCAACCTAGGCTTGTTGAAGGCATTAATCCAGTCTCATGCAAAGATGTACGTAGTAAGGTTACTCAATAATATGCTATACAAGTAATGCCTGCcggcaataaatttcttgagaTTATAACTTCTTTAGTTTTACCTTAACcatttgcaaaaaaaataatgtttaATTTGGTTTATGCAGGGCATAACAGTCATATGCTTGAAGAGGGGAGGAGATACATCCACGAGCAGCCATTGTGAATGGCTCCTAACAGTCCCTTCAATGCCCGATGTGATCAACTTCACCTTTGTCCCCATTACCTCCCTCCTAAAGGGTGTTCGTGGTGCTGGCTTCCTATCCCACGCCATTAACCTCTACCTTCGATGTAAGTTATCTTCTCTTTGTAGAaatttgatatatcttagattaagaaaaaataaagctTCATCTCtcttgatgcatttccaatctcCTGATGATTTCGATACAGTCAATGAAAATAATGGAAGATTACTCTTTTGTAACCAACAAACATCTTTCCTTTTTGTCGAATGGTcttctaattttcatttttaCCTTTTCTCTTTTGGAAGAACTAGGACTAAGGAATCCTAGCCTCACGATCTTGTAGATTCTACAATAAACCCCTCATTTGCTCAAAATAATTTGGAGGAGGTCTTAGGGATTTGTCATGGATTATTATATGTTTGGCATTTTGAGGCTTGGTTATATGAATGCTCTGAAATGTTGATCTATGTAGCTTTGGTTCATCTATTCAGCTATTTAGATCAAAAGAGTTTGAAACTACTATATGCAAAAGTAGTGGAGAGCAACATCAGTGCACATAAGTTTACAATTAATTCACATAAGACATGGAGCTAAAATGGTAGAAATAATCTCCTCCCTTCTATATGAGAATAGTAGGAACaagaataaaaaacaaaaatggcACCATCATAGCATAGCAAAACAACAAGAGGCCAAGAATTTTTAGGTGAAaatttcttccaaaaaaaaccACAGATGCTAGTCCAGTCAAACCTACCCTAAAAAATTTTAACTTATGTTTACATTCTTCTATAAGTAATACTAGAGATTACCCTTCTTGGATCATAATGCTCCATAATTCTATATAAGAGATACCAAACATCAACAGACTTTCTCATGTCTTTCGCACATAAGAGGTCTTCTCACCAAACAAATATCAATTTCAATCAAAGAAGGGACTTACTCCTTTTAGACATAGctctcttttgtttttgttgGAAAACGAAGGAAATGAGAATCTTCCCCACAATTTTATTGATGCAAACAGATATTATTTACAAAGAAGTAGAGCAAAGCAAAGGGTACATAAACGAAGCTATAActgaaaaggaaaacaaagtaGAGAAGATAAATCAGAGAGTCCTCGATCTAACGAAACACAAAACCCAGAGGacatcattttcttctttacttgaagAAACATAAATCTTCCCAAAGTCATGGGCTGCAATGATGTCCTCGACAAGGTCTTTTCTACATTAGACAGTCTCTCCCAAACCTAGAGGACCTGAAGGAATTATGTTAGCAGCCATATCTGTCCCTTTTTCTTCTACATTATAAGATATCAAATTTGATTACCGGTCTCATCCATTCCATCTAAACCAACACTGAGACGGCTTCATCTCCTTGTAAGGAGGGATACCCAACATCATCCTGGTTGAAATAGAGGTTAAACAAGTTAGGTCTGGCTGcccaaaatgaaagaaaaaaaaggtattgATGTGGAAATATTTAGGAAGCTATCTTAATCTAGTATTATCTTTTGAGCCAATGTTTCTTTCGGTGCATGACTATGTTCAGACAATATTTTAATATGAAAGTCATGTAACCTTATTTTATGTCTTCATATGCAGATAAACCTCCTATAGCTGACTTGCAATACTTCTTGGACTTCCAATCTCAGAAGTTGTGGGCTCCTATGCACAGTGACCACCCTCTTGGTCCTAGCTCAATTAGATCTACTCCAACTCCTTCTTTACAGTTCAATCTAATGGGTCCCAAGCTCTATATCAACACTACTCAGGTAGCACCACCTTAATTCTTAAATCTTTATTTAACAATCACCATTAACCTCTCGTCACCATACGACCTCTTTACACCCACAATTTCAGGTCATCGTTGAAAGAAAACCTATCACCGGCATGAGACTCCACCTTGAGGGCAAGAAAAACGATCGGTTAGCTCAATTTGCTTTAATTgcttattgtttcatttgagtgTGCATGTAATTATGGTCAAGAACTAATTAGACTATTTACGTGTTGTTATTAGGCTAGCCATCCACCTTCAACATTTATCAAACACCCCCACTTTCATGGAAGCCCAGTCAAATAAAGCACCATTGTGGCGGGGATCGGAGGAGATCGCAAATGAAAGATACTATGAGGCAGTCCAATGGAAGATGTTCTCGCACGTGTGCACCGTGCCGGTGAAGTACGATCCTCAGTGGTCGACGAATGGTGGAGAAACTTCATTCATTGTGACTGGAGCTCAGCTCCATGTGAAGGCCCATGAGTCGACGAGTGTGCTGCACCTGAGGCTCCTATACTCTGAAGTGCCTGGTTGCATTGTGGGCCAGTCCAGGTGGGAGCAGGGCCCATTGGGCTTCTCTCAAAAATCAGGCTTCTTCTCATCGATCAGTACACCATTCGTTGGAGTAGAAAAAGAGGGGCAGCCAGGCCCAGTTGTCATTGTGGACTCTGGTGTGTTCCCCTCAGGCCCACCAGCGCCTGTGGGGGCCCAAAAACGTTTGAGGTTTGTGGACACATCTCATGTGTGCAAGGGACCACAGGACACCCCTGGGTATTGGTTGGTCACTGGTGCAAAGCTGGATGTGGAGAAAGGAAGGATAGGGCTGCATGTCAAGTTCTCACTGCTAACTTCTGTTTCCTAACCTTGAGAATATGTAATTGTACAGGCTTTAAGACTACTTGGAGGATATCACACTtcttctttcattctttttgtCTGTGAATACTTGAAGTGCGACATTATATCGGAGAAATTTAAGGAAAATGCTGTATGAAAATTGGAGAAACAAAGTTATCCATTTTAAtgattttgttaaaaaaaaaattaaagcttGATAGAGAACAACATAATCAAGGAGGATGAAGTGCTATTTTGCCTCTATCCTAGGTAATGTTGTCCATTCTTCACTTAGTCTATAATATAAACCAATACCATGTAGACTATAATATATTGAGCAACCATTTTAAATTTTGGACAAATAATGTCAAAGTGGATACGTAATACGTTGATTATTGCCTAAAAGCTCTCATGTGTATCGCCCTTCATCTCATAGAGAATAAAGATATTTGGCAAGATTTTGCCATGAAGCATTGTAAAGccattcaagttcaaagaaagcaaatttcatattttgaaCTTTGGAGAGCTTTAGGCACTATTTGATTGCcggaaaaatgaaagaaaaaaaaaagataaattagtaggagaaaaataaagaaaagaaaagaacagaaCAGAAAATAGGGTATTTTCTCATAATTAGGTTAAAGTAAAAAATTGCAAAGAAAGTTGGCGAGAAAGTGGTGAAGATACTATTGAGTTATCTGCAGCCATTTGCCTATATTTTAATTTCTCTAAAGCTAGTATCTTGTAGCAAGAAAATCTTAGACTTTTTAGAGAAAGTTTTAACccaaaattttatatttgatattCTCTTTTTGGATTTCATTTGTACCACCAaacaacagaaaagaagactcTTTTCTAACAAACCTTTTCTTTCACTTTCTTGATAACCAAACAAAGCCTTAAGGTTCTAGAGAGCTATTTATAAACATAATGTTGTCTTAGTTTGATAGGGTAGCATCTATAAACCTTGACAATCATTGGAACATGATGTATGAGATCAAATAATATCAAGCTGGAAGATTTAATACATCAGTGTGGTAGAACTAGCTTTCAGTAAATATATTTGTGTGAAAGGATTGCTGATCGGCCACATTTTGCCATGCTTTCATCATAGTCTAAGCCCGGGTTATTTATGATTATAACCTTTATGAAAGGATTGCTTTGTGTCAGCCAATAGACATATTACCTGTCTTTTGATTGAGAACACCCATTTACACCAACCAAATTCATATTGGAATTATTAGGAACTAAGGAACATTTAGCGTTATGGAGAAGATCATTGAACTCATCCACGTATAACTCCACAAGGGTGCTTAGAAGCTTGAGAGAAGCACGGAGGCTCCCTTTCGTCATCAACAACAGCCACATGGCATTGCTTCAATAGATTAGTTAGTCTCCCGTTCTTCATATGAGATTTCGGATTTCTAAATTCTGTGTTGAAGATAAGTCACCATATTTGAGGAGATGATGAACATGGAAGCATATTTTATGCTATGAGATCCCAACTTGTTTTCCTGATAAGGTCTTGGCCCTGGAAAACAAGTGCAACCAAGTATTTGTAAGGCTTTTGTAATTGGGCACTTGGCCGAATAGATTCTAATAAGGAGATTTGTGAAATTTAGGAACACCATCTGATTGCAACATTTTAATCTTATTCcttaacaaatttttgacatgagTTTTAAATCTTTTGAGAATGGAGACTACTCCAAATTTATATCtcctgtgatcatcaaaataaagctaatATAATACCATTTATTATTAGCACGAGCAATAGGTGAGGCACCCCATAAATTAGATTGGTTAATTTTCAATAGATCATCTTTCATTGTTGGTAATGGTTCCAATGTGCAATTTTGAAAGGAATGTTGGCTCACTGAGGCGCCACTCAAAGCTGTTTTCCCCTATTTATGCTCCTTCTGCAGGTGCAAATCTGGTTCTATGGCAAGTTTCTTcaagctcttctcttcttgctgaTTTCCAGCTAAATTCTTCTTCAGATGATCTGATTTGAGAACTAGAAAGTTCAGGTAACTACTGCTGTGGCTCATTGTATCGCTTTCTCAACTCTAGATTGGTTAAATAAAATCTTGCAACCTCCCTTTGGAACATTGATGCTCCGTCAGAAGTTCAATGTTTCCTTTGGCTTACTCTCATGTATAAGTTAAATACTGAGACCTTTTGCAAAGAAAACTGGACAAGTATGTAGGTGGTTGTCTCCTTTGCAACTGTCACAGGGAATATGTGGAACACCCTTTTTATTTCCTGTCCTTTTACCTCTCAAATATGGGATGCCTTCTGCTCTGCTTTAAGGATTCCTCCACTTGAAAACCTTGTTGATCTCGTTTGCGACAAATCACTCCGGGGGAGTTCTCTAGGTTGGTAAGAGAGAGCTGCCTAGAGCACTCCGAAACTTATTACCTTTTGACTTTTTTTGAAACTAGACTTGTCTCAGTTATCCATTgtagcgaaaaaaaaaaaaaaaaaacttcttgaTCTCTATGTAATTTGGAGACAATAGCTATTTCTCTAAAGAGCTGCAACCGGCTGTTTTCATGTTGCTTGCTGCTACATattgaagttgttggaaggaaaGGAATTCAAGGATATTCCTTGAAAAATCCTCCACTGATTTTGTTGCTTTCAAAGGATCTTCGCTTTTAAATGAATGGTTCCTTCTCTACAATCACAAAGACCAACCCGAAGTTGTTAAAATCAGGGCTAAACTCAAGCAAGTACATCAATTCTTTACTTCCACTACTAATTAACCTTCTGAACTATTTTGGACTCAGTGAAGCTGAAAATTCTAACTCAAGACACCAAAGAGGAGAAATTTACTTGAAAGTAGTAAAGTGGAAGACTTTATTGCCTTTATAGCACAGTGTGATCTTTCCTACCGCCCTTCTTCTCCTTAATCTTTGCTCTTTATGTATATTCccatcttttccttctcttgtaCATTTTTACCCATTAATAAATTGAGTGGTCGAGACTAGGGGTGCAAGTGAGTCAGGTAGGACCGGGTCATAAGTGACCCTGATCCAACTCAGTTCCTTATTCGGTTCCTAATTGTCAACCTAGACCCAACCTAATAGAAAATTGAGTCGGTTCGGGTCCATGGCCATTATTTTTGACCCCACGGGTTATTCGGATCGAGTCGGGTCCATGTGTAACCCGGACCTAATCCAAAAAATTTGGATCCgattcaagtttgggtcggATCCGGTTCGGGCCCACTGGACTTTCAGCAATTTTGCACACTGCAGCTACATGGAGTATCAACTTGCGAGTACGAATTTAAGCTTTGTTGCCTCGCTGAATTTTTAATAGTTGATGAATTTCTGGCTTTGTAATCATGTTTGTTATGTTTCTTGTCAAGTGTCAACTAACATGGAGCCATCTCTGTGTGTATCCCAGTAATGGCCTAGCAGCATTAGACCATCTAAGCCCCTGAACTCTTCACGCTTCTGCTAACTTTGGCTCCTGTTCTTCTCTGAAATACTTAATCGATTGATGATAGATTGATAGTTTAATGATAGTGAGTATACAAGCAATAAAAATAGGGAATCCAAACTGAAAAATTTCCatgagaaaacaaagaaaactgCTAGTATATCATTATGTCCATCAGCAAACTAATCTGAGAGATGTAAGAACATTAAAACCTGTCATTGACTAATAATTCCACATCTTACAGTGAGCACATCTGCACCCACAGCGAGCAGTATTTCACGAGCTCAAGTTAAACCACTGATACAATTTATGATCTAGACCAAGATCCGAAACCTGCATGACATGTTCTCAAATCTCGATCACCAATCTGACTGGGATCTCACCAATCTAATTTAAGTTgatcagtttataaaagagtGCAGCACTAACAGAACACATCCTCAGAAAGATGAGAATGGTTGTTATAACTCCATGGACAAAACACCAGTTGgctaaaaattaattgaagtccTAAACTATTAGATTAACATGATAAAATCTAGCCAAACACAAAGCATGATAGAGTTACGTGACAATTCCAAGAGCAAGTATGGTTTCATTCCTACGAAGGAATCCACACCTGGGCCAGGAAACGGGATTCCCAGTGGCATTTCTTGTCCCCCCAAGCCGTCGGATTGATCTTGGTTCCTCCAAAGCTAGCCGCTTGCAGACCAAATTTAAAGTCAGATTTGCATAAGAAGTGTACTTAAAACTTCAGCTATATTTTCATTGCTATCCATCGTAGATCTTTTTACTAATAACTTCTTTATGAACTAAATCATTGCACCCCAAAAGGGAAcagaaaaaaatagttttacAGATTCAGGTCCAGTCGAGTTGGGTCGGGGCAAGTCGTAGGattgaaaattcaaaattacCGAAGTTTCaattgggtcggatcgggtcggatttGAATCCAGTAAATTCAGACTCGATCCGAAAAATGGAACGAGTCCAATTTTAGAATCCGACCCGGCCCCATGGATTCTCCAAAATGAGTTGGGTCGGATCTAAGTAGATCGGTCAGGATGGGTCACGGGTCAACCCGACCTATTTGCAGCCTTAGTCAAGACTCTAgctttcttccaaaaaaaaataatcaaacatAGTGGATGTTCCACCAAAGTTTGGTAAAGGGGAGAGCTCTTTGTTGGATATGCACTATTCAAAGGATGACCAGATGTGTTGAATACCTGAAACATTGGCTTGCTAAATGATGTAGAGCAAGGTGGATAAGGAATAGGAAGTAATCCATATTCACCACAGCTGCCTCGGCCATGACTACAACCTCGACCACTAGAGTTGCGTCCATTGTTGGATTAAGGTGCATTACTTGTATCATTGTTGGAGCAATTAGGAACATTTGCTTAAACTTGGAGAGCTTTCCATTGTTGGATTAAGGTGCATTACTTGTATCATTGTTGGAGCGATTAACAAAACTAACAAAATGTTGATATTTTCCCATGTGGTATAGCAAATGATGGATCAGAAAGATAACGGAATCGCCATCTACTTTTTTTTCTACCAGTAGAAGTGGAGATCTAAATGAAATGAGAGCAAACAAGGCTATGGAATAAACCAGAGAAAGAGTAAGACTAGGAGTGCTGCCAAGGAAGAAGGCCAACCCTGAGGCAATCATAGGTTCCCTAGGCCCTTATTCACCATGGACTCAAGTCCCAAGGGTGAGCACCTACATAGCCTTAGCCCTACTTATTCAAGTCAAAAACCTATTGACCCCACCCTGCTGCAATCAAGGGTGAGGATGATAGGGTTCTTGGGATTTATTCAAAGAATAGAAATTAGAAAAATATTCATCATCTAa carries:
- the LOC103723739 gene encoding MACPF domain-containing protein At1g14780, encoding MSGVVERALRCLGKGFDVTCDFRPKYCKGKERLVVINEERGELLVPGFGAFEDVPVDIKCDKGDRIRYQSDVLQFNQMSELFNQRSSLAGKIPSGLFNCVFEFNSSSWARDASRTKCLAMDGYFISLFDLRIVRQPLILSHHVLKDVPSSWDPAALSRFIENYGTHIIVGLSVGGQDVVYLKQDGSSNLAPSELKLHLDKLGDQLFTGICTLPSLRSKSKEHKLKVPEAFNVFGSQPRLVEGINPVSCKDGITVICLKRGGDTSTSSHCEWLLTVPSMPDVINFTFVPITSLLKGVRGAGFLSHAINLYLRYKPPIADLQYFLDFQSQKLWAPMHSDHPLGPSSIRSTPTPSLQFNLMGPKLYINTTQVIVERKPITGMRLHLEGKKNDRLAIHLQHLSNTPTFMEAQSNKAPLWRGSEEIANERYYEAVQWKMFSHVCTVPVKYDPQWSTNGGETSFIVTGAQLHVKAHESTSVLHLRLLYSEVPGCIVGQSRWEQGPLGFSQKSGFFSSISTPFVGVEKEGQPGPVVIVDSGVFPSGPPAPVGAQKRLRFVDTSHVCKGPQDTPGYWLVTGAKLDVEKGRIGLHVKFSLLTSVS